GTTTTAAGATTTTACTGATTTATGTCACAAAGCAGGAAACAATGGGATCAGTTACTAGTTGTGAAAACCAAAGTTAAGTGCTACTTCTCCTTTGCTTGTGTCAGTTAACTTAGGTGACAACAACACCCTAATTTAAAGActtatacactgatgtgacaaaagtcatgggatagtgatatgcatgtATACTGATGGTAGTAGTATTGCATGCACAAAGTTTGAAAGGACGGTGcaatggcagagctgtcatttgtgctcagatgattcatgttTAAAGGTTTCCGTTATGATTAGTGATTATGGCTACACATCAGgcgtcaacagactttgaacgcagaatgtagttggagctagacgcatgggacattccattcctgaAATCAtcaggaaattcagtattctgaggaCCCCATTGTCAAaagtgtgtcgagaatatcaaTTTCAGACATTACCCCTCAActaggacaacacagtggctgacagccttcacataacaactgagagcagtggtgtttgcgtgaagttatctgtgctaacagacaagcaacactgtatgaaataactgcagaaatcaatgtaggacatacAACAAATGTATGaccaatgcaagtgcctttgctaacagcacgacattgcctgtagCACTGCTTGTGgcctcatgaccatattggttggaccctggacaactggaaaaccatggccttgtcagatgagtctcaatttcagctggtaagagctgatggcagggttcatgTGTGGCACAGATTCCACAAAGCCATGgtccaaagttgtcaacaaggcactgtgcaagctcgtggtggctccctaagggtatgggctgtgtttacatgtaatggactgggtcctctggtccaaatgaaccgatcattgactggaaatggttatgttcggctacttggaaaccatatgCAGCCAATCAatcatggaacttttatggatgactatgcgccatgtcactgggctgcAGTTGTTCATGACAGATTTGAAGAACATACTGAACAAcctgagcaaatgatttggccacccagttgCCCGACACaaatgccactgaacatttatgggatataattgagAGGTAAGTTCATGCAcgacatcctgcactggcaacactttcacaattatggagagCTGTAGAAACAGCAtgagtcagtatttctgcaggggacttccaacgacttgttaagtgcAAGTCATGTCAAGCTACTGCCCTACATtgaggaaaaggaggtccgacacaatactgGGACATATTTCATAACATCTGTCACCACAGTGTAGTTAACTCTTTTACAGTttgtgttttaaccattccttcAAAGACAGGAGAGGACAGAAAAGGAGAGAGGTGGTGTGTGCAGTAATACATAGACAATAGATTCAACAGTTATAGTAGTGCTATATCTAATATATAACATGcaataataaaaacaaacaaataaaatcaatTCATACTTAGTTCTTCTAAAGTTCCATCTGTGGTATGTTGACCCTTGGGATGTTTGCAGTTGTTTTCTTTCTCGTACAGAAGAGTTTTCAGGTCTTCTGCTCGTCTTATATATTCATTTACCTTATTACGAAAGGCTATTTTTTTCTTGGTATCATCTTCATCTGTTTAATGGAAAACTGGTTTGTGATTAGATTTTATTTATGTAATCTATTGTAAAACTATATTAGTTTTTTCAGTTGTGCTCAGCAAAAGCACttataaaaataatagaaaattgaTCTGAAGCACATTTTCTTTGAAACTCATAAAAATATTGTACAGTATCTAGTAATTCTTaaccaaacaaaatgaaaaacagtCTGAGTACAAAGAAATGAGAATTGAACAATACAATTGTGAAGCTTCTAAGCAAAATTCATTTCTTACCATTCACAAGAGGAACAAAATACCTCAAGGATTCACAATAAAGGTCAAATGCCTCATTGAATTTCTGTTCAGCATCACATTTCACTGCATTTTGTACCAGCTCCACAGCTTTCTGATAGGATTCTGGTGATGGCATGTGTTCCAAGTCAAGGAAAGGATGATTAAAAAAGGACTCATAATCAATCCTCTCAGAGGGATTATGTTTAAGAAGTCTAACAAGCAGGTCTCTGCAGTCATCTGAAATGCACCCACCATGAGGAACCTGTGAATGAAGCACAGTTTAATTAATCAAAAGACATATGGAAAGTGATCTCTTGTTGTAGTTTCTCTTTCATTCATATTTACTACTCaatatatagcggagatgctgagtcacaaataggcacaacaaaaagactgtcacattccatcctggatttcccactgTTTTGATATTTACTCCTCATCTACTGCTTCTCTATTACTGAGGCTATTAATGCCAAACTGAAATTGTTTCAGAAATCAAGTCTTCTTTCAACAATGCATTATCAAAGTCTCAGAAATTAAACTTGGAAACACTGACTTTTTGCTATTGATCTCTTCCCATCGTACACTGTTATGAGTAATGAGTGATTGGTAACATAGCTGAATTTTTTTGGTAACAGAGCTGATTTTTTTGCTTGTCCGGCACAATACTGGAAATCAAAAGAATGAAGTACATTGATAATTCACTGGTACATTGATAAATCACTGCTCTAACAGGAATGCCAGTATGTATCCATTGTTTGTACCCTGTCTCCTTCACTACATTTCAGGTCATGACGAATTTTTATTAATTAACACCATGTTCCATAAATCACTTGCACGATTTCAAACAAAGTGATGTGCAACACAGCAGGTGCTTCTCCTAGCTTCATCACCACTATATGGTGGACTTGTATATGTTCCATTCTGTGTTTGGCCCTAAGGGTTCAGACCAATCACATCTTCCATCATCAAATTGAAAATGTGGTTGCTGATTTTGCAGTGCTCTGGATTTGCACAGGCTGGTGTAAATTAATTGGAATAGCAAATTCCTACCATTTTTATTTGTGTGTTGACTACCAATTATCATTAGCTGATATAACACAGCAGATACCAGATTTATATGGATCAAAAGCAACCAACATGTGTGGTCCCTCTCATTTCTCCTGTATAATATATGTGATTTTATTTTAATGTGACTTTTAATGTTATATATTATCATTTTTATAACATAAATAAAGTCTGATGGTCATTTAATGCACAAACTAATTCATTTCTACATATGTACTGGAAGGGTATTGGCaagattttgtttttaattttcatatGAGTATATATTATAGAACTATAGCACAACTAATCATTTTTATGTATACTATATTTAGgcattacaaaaaatatatattatgaAAAAGTACTCAAAATATAATGCCCACCTCAATAGGCATTTCGCTCTTTATCTTTTCTGCTAGCTCTTTAAAATTACTGGATGAATAAGGTGCCCGTCCAAACAGGCACTCATACATTATGACACCGACTGACCACAGGTCAACAGAGGCGTCGTAGTGACGTTTCAGCAGCATCTCAGGTGCCATATACAGAGGTGAACCTCGGAGAGAGCTGTTGTAGTCTTCAGGTGACAAGTACTGGGCAAAACCAAAATCTGTGGAAACAATGAGATGCTTTGTGGAataacacattttttaattttaagaaTTTCAATGTGCAGCATTATCTTTACATAAGGAAGTATGTAGCATTCATACATCAGCCACCATCATGTTGTGAAGATTTTGAGGATATCAAGGTATTTAAGTGCAATGCATGAGATATATACAGGATAGACTCCAATTCATAAAAGTTACTTTGAAGATCGTTACTTCTGAGAATGACCTTATGCACACTCCAAACTAAGGCCTTTAATTTATTCCCT
The nucleotide sequence above comes from Schistocerca piceifrons isolate TAMUIC-IGC-003096 chromosome 7, iqSchPice1.1, whole genome shotgun sequence. Encoded proteins:
- the LOC124709082 gene encoding serine/threonine-protein kinase ULK3; translated protein: MALPKVEGYAIVEKIGAGSYASVYKAFKKIHSLRRCIALHMKQRKQETTQRRFCKETHGIYGSPVNRLKNTRQEMRPKTAHLIVSTDFGFAQYLSPEDYNSSLRGSPLYMAPEMLLKRHYDASVDLWSVGVIMYECLFGRAPYSSSNFKELAEKIKSEMPIEVPHGGCISDDCRDLLVRLLKHNPSERIDYESFFNHPFLDLEHMPSPESYQKAVELVQNAVKCDAEQKFNEAFDLYCESLRYFVPLVNDEDDTKKKIAFRNKVNEYIRRAEDLKTLLYEKENNCKHPKGQHTTDGTLEELMRLCATNSTMQTALEIGASAEQYLKEGQYSHALEKFQSCLGLLVPLLSSEPKGRRRDLLHTQVQQWLTQAENIKSFLNLISITDDTAALSKEACSIQ